CGTCTTCTTTTCCTATTTTTATGCAGCGGTCACGTTTAATCCGGAAGAAACAGCCGATAATCTGCGCAAGCAGAGCGGCTTTATTCCGGGGATTCGTCCAGGCGCATCGACTGCTGCCTATTTTGATGGAATTCTGACCCGTCTGACCACAATAGGCGCATTGTATCTTGTAGCCGTCTGTCTGCTGCCCCAGATTCTGATCAGTCGCTATAATGTGCCTTTCTATTTTGGTGGTACAAGCCTGATCATCATCGTGTCAGTGACTATTGATACGGTTACCCAGATCCAGTCTCATCTGGTGGCGCACCAGTATCAGGGGCTGATCCAGCGTAATCGAAAGAGCGGCTCCAATCGGAGGATCGTCCGTAAATGAACATTATTTTTCTTGGTCCTCCCGGCGCGGGAAAAGGGACCCAGTCCAAGCGACTTGAAACACGTTACGGAATCGCCCAGATTTCAACAGGCGATATGCTGCGTGCTGAAGTGAAGGCTGGCTCCGATATCGGGCGTGAAGCAAAATCCCTGATGGATGCCGGCAAGCTTGTTCCGGACACCATCATCGTCAGCATGCTGGAATCCCGTATCCAGCAGCCTGACTGTGCCAGGGGTTTTATTCTGGATGGCTTCCCGCGGACGGTAGCACAGGCTGAGGCGCTGGACGTTGTCCTTGCCCGCCTGTCCCGCAGGATCGACGTTGTCCTGATGCTGGAAGTGGATGAGGACGCTCTGGCAGACCGTATCGCCGGGCGTTTCTCCTGCGCCAAATGTGGTGCAAGCTACAATGATGTGTCCAAGCCGACACTGGTGGCTGAGACATGTGATCTGTGTGGCTCTCATGAGTTCATACGGAGAGCTGATGATAATCGGGAGACTGTTGCGTCCCGGCTGTCAGCTTACCGGAAAGAGACGCTTCCACTCCTTCCTTACTATGAGGACAAGGTGATGGTTGCGTTCATTGATGGCATGGCGCCCATCGATGAAGTGAGCAAGCAGATCGATTCAACGATGACTGAAGTCGAGAAGCTCACGCAAAAGTGATCTGTCTGGATTGACTCTTCATGCCTGCCCGGTCTATTGCGCGCGCTCTGGACCGCATGGTCGCCTGGCGATCAACAGGGCGGCAAATTAATTCGAATCAACGCCGGACGCGCAGTCGGGCGGACTAGGAGTGTGTGGCGTGGCGCGTATTGCCGGCGTTAATATCCCAACGAACAAACGTGTTGTGATCGGACTGCAGTATATTTACGGCATCGGTCAGACAAAAGCTCAGCAGATCTGCAAGGACCTTGGTTTGCCTGACGCGAAGCGCGTCAATGAACTGAGCGACGACGAGATCATGAAGATTCGTGAGACCATTGATAACGACTACCGCGTCGAGGGCGACCTCCGTCGTGAAGTTGCGATGAACATCAAACGTCTGATGGATCTTGGCTGCTACCGTGGCCTTCGCCATCGTCGTGGCCTGCCTGTGCATGGACAGCGGACGCATACCAATGCGCGTACCCGTAAGGGTAAGGCTGTTGCCATCGCCGGTAAGAAGAAAGTAGCCCGTTAATCAGTACGCCTTCGGGCGTATCAGAGAAATTCAGGCAACTGCCGGTTTTGTGCTGGCAATTGCCGGGCGGGCTCAATCCGCCCTTACAGTGAAAAGGCAAGGCGACAGACATGGCGAAGGCCGCTGCACCGCGTATCCGCAAGAAAGAACGCAAGAACATTATCTCGGGCGTGGCGCATGTGCTCTCCACGTTCAACAACACGATGATCACGATTTCCGACGCGCAGGGGAATGCCATCGCATGGTCTTCCGCTGGTGCGCAGGGTTTCAAGGGTTCGCGTAAGTCCACACCGTATGCGGCACAGGTTGCTGCTGAAGACGCAGGCCGCAAGGCTCGTGAGCACGGCATGGAAACGCTGGACATCGAAGTGTCGGGTCCGGGTTCGGGACGTGAGAGCGCTCTGCGTGCTCTTCAGGCTGTCGGCTTCCAGATCGCTTCGATTCGCGATCTGACGCCGGTGCCGCATAACGGCTGCCGTCCGCGCAAGCGTCGTCGCGTCTGATTGAGAGTCCTGTTCCGGAGAATGGTCCGCCATTTTCCGGGATGGGGTCTTTATTGAAGTTGCCCCGGCTTTCGGTCGGGGTTTCCGCCGTCTTGTTGCGGCCCCCTTATTGAAAGGCCGAGACCTTGGTGCTCCAGAAAAACTGGCAATCCCTGATCAAGCCGGAGAAGCTGGAAGTCGAACCCGGCTCCGTCCCGTCTCGCGTGGCGACGATCGTTGCCGAGCCGCTGGAACGCGGCTTTGGCATGACGCTCGGAAATGCTCTGCGTCGCGTTCTTCTTTCTTCTCTTCAGGGCGCGGCGATCACCGCGATCCAGATTGACGGCGTTCTGCATGAATTCTCGGCTGTGCCGGGTGTGCGTGAAGACGTGACCGACATCGTCCTGAATATCAAGCAGCTCGCTCTCAGTATGCATGGTGAGGGTCCGAAGCGCATGATGCTGACGGCGACCGGGCCTGGTGAAGTCAAGGCCGGTCAGATCCAGACAGGTCATGGCATTGAGATCATGAATCCGGATCTGGTGATCTGCACTCTCGATGAGGGTGAGAAGCTGGGTATGGAATTCACCGTGAACATCGGCAAAGGCTATGTTCCGGCTGCGGCGAACCGTCCGGAAGACGCACCGATCGGGCTTATCCCCATCGACGCGATCTACTCACCGGTGAAGCGCGTGTCCTACAAGGTCGAACCGACCCGCGTGGGTCAGGTGACCGACTATGACCGCCTGCTGCTGACGGTTGAGACGAATGGCGCCGTGACGCCTGAGGATGCTGTCGCTCTGGCGGCGCGTATTCTCCAGGATCAGTTGCAGCTCTTCATCAACTTCGATGAGCCGCGCCCTGTCGTCACGACGGAGCCGCAGGATGACCTGCCGTTCAACCGCAACCTGCTGCGCAAGGTTGATGAGCTTGAGCTGTCGGTGCGTTCGGCGAACTGCCTGAAGAACGACAACATCATCTATATCGGCGATCTGGTTCAGAAGACCGAGCAGGAAATGCTCCGTACACCGAACTTTGGCCGTAAATCACTGAACGAGATCAAGGAAGTCCTCACCACCATGGGACTTTCACTTGGTATGAATGTTCCGGCCTGGCCGCCGGAGAATATTGAGGATCTGGCGAAGAGGCTCGACGAGCCCTTCTGATCCGCGACAACAGGAGACTTAACAATGCGTCATGGTGTTGCCGGTCGGAAGCTCGGCGTTACCTCCACCCATCGTGCAGCGATGTTCCGCAACATGGCAGTTGCGCTCATCAAGCACGAACAGATCACGACGACCCTGCCGAAGGCGAAAGAGCTTCGCCCGGTTGTCGAGAAGCTGATCACGCTCGGCAAGCGCGGTGATCTGCATGCGCGTCGTCAGGCTTACGCCCAGCTGCGTGATGACACGATTGTCAGCAAGCTGTTCTCGGCTGTGGCTGACCGCTACAAGGCTCGTACAGGCGGTTATACGCGCGTTCTGAAGGCTGGCGTGCGTTATGGCGATGCGGCTGACATGGCAGTGATCGAGCTGATCGATCGTGACGTGAATGCGAAGGGTCTGGACAGCGGTCCGCGCCCCGCTGCTCATGACGAAGAGGCTGATCTGGCTGCCTAAGCCATTTCAGTTAAAAGAAGCCGGCCTCTGGGCCGGTTTTTTTTTGCTCTGTTTCTGAGAGGCTTGGAATCTGACTGGCGGCATCATCATTTATTACAAATAAAAATAGTGCAAATATAAAAACAACTATAAATAGAGTTTGTATTATTGTTGCACATCAGTCGGCGTGATACAGCTTGAGCAAACTTCATGTGATGCACGCTCGGACAGGGGTCGTTTATGGTTTTCCGGAATAAACTCAGAAAGCTGGTGACGGGAATGATCGCCGCAGCAGGGGTAACACTCGCTGCGGCGCAGGCTGCGACGGCCGCCCCCGTCAGGGTGGGCTATATCCCTGTCCTCGGATCTTCGGCGTTATTTGTCGTGGACGGAGAAGGGTGGGCAAAGACGGCAGGGCTTGATCTGGAACTGGTCAGGTTTACTTCCGGCCCGCAGGCCATCCAGGCCCTCGTGGCTGGCCGTATCGATGCGTATGTTGCAGGTGTTCTGCCATTGCTGCAGGTGCGATCACGGGGCGTGGACGTCAAGGTCGTTGCCAGCGGCGCCATTGAAGAGCTTTCGGTCATCTCACGCGGCAAGCTTGCCGATGGGCTGGATGCCGACAAGCCCGGTGGCCTTACAAAAGAGCAGCTGACTGACCGCATCGCGAATTTCACAAAGGTCGCCGGACATAAGCCCAAGATTGCGGCTCAGCCAACCGGATCCGTGCCCGATACCGTCCTGCGTTACTGGCTCAAGACACAGGAAGGACAGGATCTTTCCAGTGTCGATATTGTCGGCATTGATATTGACGCGGCGCAGCAGGCATTTCTGGCGCAGGCGGTGGATGCCGCCATTCTGCGCGAACCCGCTCTGACGATCATCAAGGCTCGCGTTCCGGAAGCCCGTATTCTGGCGACGGGCCATGACCTGCTGCCCGGCCAGCCGGGATCGGTTCTGGCGGTCGTCAGCCCGAATTCTGCCGAGCATGCGGTCTGGTCAGGAAAACTGACATCGTTGTTTGTCAAAGGAACGGCCCTTATCGCCACGCATCCGGAAGAAGCGGCGCCTTTTGTGGCAAAAGCGTTGGGCGGTGGCCTGATGAAGCCTGCTGTGATTGAACAGGCTCTGAAAAATTCAGCCTCTCAGTTTGTCTCCGATCCCGAGAAAATCATTCCTGGTGTGAAAGCGCTTCAGGATTTTGAAGTGCAGCAGGGTGTTCTGAGATCGGCTGTACCGGTAGAGGATCTCTTTGATCTGAAGATGTGGCGTCAGCCTGCGCAATAAACGCAGGAACAGAGGGTTGGGGATGAATGGTTTGCGTATAGGCGCTGGAGGCCGTGTCGGTCTTGGCGCTGTGGGTCTGCTGCTGCTGCTGGCGGTCTGGCAGGCCTCAGTACAGTTTCATCTCGTCCCGCCCGGTCTGCTGCCCGCTCCTTCCGAACTGTGGGCAGCTTTTGTCTCTGAAATATCCGGGGGCTTCTGGCTGCAGGCCATCCAGGACAGTCTTGTTCACTATATCGCCGGACTGGTGATTGGCTCCGTTCTGGGAGCTGGCGCAGGGCTTGTCTGCGCCTCACTTCCCATCGTGGACGCGCTGACGGGTGGTATCGTCCGCCTGTTGCGACCGATTCCGGGGCTGGCCTGGGTGCCGTTCGCCATTCTCTGGTTCGGTCTGAACAATGTGGGTGCGACCTTCGTCATCGCGATCTCGGTCTTCTGGATCAATTTCTACGCGGCTTACGGCGCGGTGAAGTCGGTGGATCAGGAACTGTATGAAGTCGCTGCCGCTTTCGGGCACCGTGGATTTTTTGCGCGCCTGCATTATGTGACCCTGCCCGCCGCCATGCCGGGCTTGCTGGCGGGCCTTCGTACGGGCCTCGGTCAGGGCTGGATGTCGGTTGTGGCGGCAGAACTTTTTGGTGTGCCGGGAGTGGGCGCGCGCATGATGCAGGCGTCCAGTCTGCTCGCGACGGATATTGTGGTTGTCTATATGATTACGATGGCCGGTCTTTACGCACTGACAGATTTTCTGTTCGGCCTCGTGCGTGACCGGCTGCTGAGGTGGCAGGGATGAGTGATATGACATCTCTGGTCCGGGTGGAGAATGCCGGTCTTTCGCATGACGGTGGAAAGACGTTCATTTTTCGTCATGTCGATCTTGATATCGAGCATGGGCAGTTCGTGGCGGTTCTCGGGCCGTCCGGTGTGGGCAAGTCGACTCTTCTTCGTGTCATCATGGGGCTGATCGACCCAACCGAAGGGACGGCAACGCTTTCGACGGTCCGGGAGCGGACGGGAAGCCGGCGGTCCGCGCTGGTGTTTCAGGACGCGCGACTGATGCCCTGGCGGACGGTGCGTGGAAATGTGGAGCTCGGTCTCGAAGGGCTGGGGCTCAGCCGGAGTGAGCGGCATGAACGTGCGCAGGCGGCTCTGGATCTGGTAAAGCTCTCGGCGGAATCTTCCCGCTGGCCACGGCAGCTCTCTGGAGGGCAGCGTCAGCGGGTCGGTGTTGCGCGGGCTCTGACGGTGAACCCCGATTTGCTGCTTATGGACGAGCCGTTTGGTGCTCTGGATGCGATTACGCGCAGAAGTCTACAGACCGAATTGCTGACGATCTGGCAAAAGACACGCAAGACCGTGCTGTTTGTGACTCATGATATTGACGAGGCGCTGCTGCTGGCGGACCGTATCATTGTGCTGGCCGGGAAGCCGGCTTCCGTGCGGGGCGATCTTATGGTGGGCAACCGTCCCCGTGATCCATCCTCTCCGGCGCTGCGGGCGCTCGCCGGTCGTTTGAGGAGTCTGATCGCAGGCGAGGACGATCCCGGTGGGACGCCATACTGGCAGGCGGCAGAGATATAAACCCTGCACATGATCCGGATATGAGCCTAGAATCAGGTTCGGTTTCTATAGTCGAAAGCAGGAGAAGATAATGGCTAATGATCAGTCTGAAGAAAGCGATTTCACTCTGGAAAGCGGTATTGATCGTCTGCAGGATAGCGTTTCTGACAGTACGCAGACGATGGGTTCGCGGTTGAGTGACGTTTTTGAAGATGGTTGCGACATTTTGCGTGATGTCACGGTGGATACGCCCCGTCTGGCTTTGGGCGCTTCTCTGCTTCTGGGAAGCTTTCTTGGTGCTTGGCTGGCGCGTCGGTCGTGACCGGGATGGAATAATCGCCAGTTTTTGAAAGAAATTTTCCGCTACCCCCGGTTTTCATGCAACCGGGCAGTCTGAAAGCTGTTTAGAAGCCATACTAGGCTCTTACCATAGGAGAAGAGACGTGCTCAGGCTGGCTTTGTTTTTTCTGATTGTTTCCATCGTTGCAGGCCTGTTCGGGTTTGGAGGTATCTCCAGCGCGGCAGCGGGTATGGCGAAAATCCTGTTCTTTATCGCCGTGATTATCTGTGTGGTTCTGTTTGCGCTTGTGCTGATAGGCGTGGGAGCAGTCTCCCGATAGGGTTGAAGAGACTCATTCGTGATGATGTGAGAACGGAGACACTGAAAGGTGTCTCCGTTTTTTATGAGATTTGTCTGGTTTGCAGGCGGCAGAGGGGTCTCTTCCCATCGCGTCCCTGCTGGTGACATTTGAACGGGGATCGGAGAGCGCCGTGTCGTTTGTGCTGCGGACGGTTGATCAGGAAGTCCCGCCAAAGATGGAATGCAATCTGACCGCTCACGGGCGGACTCTGGAGCCGGTTATTATTGGCTTTCAAGGTTTGGTGGAGCCGACAATATAAAGTTCAGACCTGACTCTGAAGTCTGTAAGGACCAGAGTGAGCCTTTTCCGGTGTCAGGTATTCTTCGGTCACACTCAGGGCGAGATAATTACTGTTAATTCAGTACCTTTTCCTGCCTGGATTTAACCGGCGTTTTTGCAAAGGCTCTCACGCTTCCAGACTGACTGGTGAAAACCCGTTTTAGCATTCCGGTCTTTGCGGTATCGCTCTTTTATGAAACGATACCGTAACGGGGTAGGGCATTATGCCGGGATGGATCGTTCTTGCGGCGCTCTTTGTGCTGTTCTTTATCGTGTTTCTGCTGGTGTTCACTTTCGGCGGGGGGCAGCCGGGCGTCGCTGGTGTCTGGGATGTTGCGATGATCGGTGGCTACTCCGCCCTGTTCGTCCTTCTGCAGATGTTTTTTCTGACGGGACGACCACTTGAGCGACCGTTTTATGAAGGCAAGTTCTTTATCCGGCTGCATGAATATGCTGGCTACCTTGTCCTTTTACTGATTGTTGCTCATGTCGGCGGAGGGCTATGGGCAGAGCCTCTTCTCTTGCAGGATCTCTGGCCTCCTGCATTGCCAGTCATGCAGACAGGTGTGCTGGCCAGCTTTATTGTCATCATTCTGGCTATTGTGTCACAACCCCGATGGAAACTGGCGGTTTTCCGAAATGCTCGCATTTTCCGTTACTGTCATTACGGGTTGGCGGCGGCCCTGCTGTGTCTGACAGGACTTCATGCATGGCAGGCTGATTTTCGGACCGCAATGCCTGCACTGACAGTCAGTCTGGCTGGATTGAGTGTTGTGGCGCTGGCTGTTCCGTTGTCGGTCCGGGTTCTGGCTGCTCGGCCTCGACGAGGAGGAAGACGCCAGCGGAAGACGGCTGGATTTGCCTTGCCTGTGGTGGTTGCGCTTGGCTGTGTCGGGCTTCTTGTGCCGGTATTATGCGCTGTGTGGCTCGACCGATGAGGCGACGCGGTAATGGAGTAGTGATTACGGTATTGTGTGCCGCTGTGGTAATCGCCGCCGCCGCGATCTGGTGGAGCATATCGGGCGCACCGTACGCAGCGCGGTCACACCCTCTGATGCCGCTGGCTTTTACGCATCAGGATCATGGTGCGTTCAACTGCGTCGTCTGTCACCATAATTACACCGAACCCAAACTGGCTTCATGGCCTTTCCAGCATTGTATCGGGTGTCACAAGAAGACACCGGAACTGGCATCCATCATTGAACCGCAGTTTCATCAGGAATGTGAAGGCTGTCACTTGAAATTTACGCGGGAAAAACGGGCTTCGGGGCCGGTTCGGGCCTGCCATGTGTGTCACACAGAAGAAAAGCCTCCCCGTTTCTGATTGAATTTTCAGGGCAGAGAAACCGGAGATTCCTTGATAGCCTGATCAGAATTTCTTCTGTTGGAGGAAGGGGTTTTGAAAAGACCTGTAAATGCGTTGAAAACCGGGTGATGGATTTTAACGGGACTCTGCCCCGCGCCGCATAAAGAGACGCAGTCTCTTTGGTCCCGGTCAGGAACGGATGGTACGAGATGGTGATCTGTCCGCGGAGAACAGGAATTTTTGAAAAGAATAGTTGGAAAAAGCTGGCCGGTTTTGTGAGTGTCCAGCCAGCGTTATGATGGTTCAGCCTCGAACAGCCGCTGCCAGTTCCCGCAACTGGGTCAGCACGGAAGGCAGCGTGGACGGGGTCGCCTGTTCGCCTGGATCAAGCGTCTTCGCCAATGTCGCCAGCAGAGCCGAAGCCACGACTGCACCATCCGCGATGCGTGAAGCAGACGCAGCCTGCTCCGGCGTGCGGATACCGAAACCGATGGCGATAGGCAGATCCGTCGCGGCGCGGATGCGAGGCAGCGCAGCCCGCAGATCCTCGTCGCTGGCCGAGCGCGTGCCGGTGATGCCGGTGATGCTTACATAATAAACGAAACCGGACGCATGGTTCAGCACCAGCTTGAGGCGATTATCGTCCGTCGTGGGCGCGATCAGCCGGATGATATCCAGACCGGCGGCTTTGGCTGGTCCCTGCATCGGTCCGGCTTCTTCCGGCGGCATGTCCACGATGATGAGACCATCCACGCCAGCGGCGGACGCATCCACGCAGAACCGGTCGAGACCATAAGCCTCGATCGGGTTCAGGTAGCCCATCAGGATGACCGGCGTGTCGTTGTCCTGCTCGCGGAAGGATTTCACCATCCCGAACAGGCGCGGCAGCGTTGCGCCGGCTTTCAGGCCACGACGGGCGGCAAGCTGGATGACCGGACCGTCGGCGGAAGGATCGGAGAACGGCATGCCGATCTCGATCAGGTCCGCACCGGCTTCCGGCATCGCTTTCAGCAGATCGAGCGACGTCTGGAAGTCCGGGTCGCAGGCTTCGAGATAGGGGATGAGCGCGCCGCGCCCTTCCTGTTTCAGCGCCGCAAAACGGCGGGCGATGCGGCTCACAGCTTCACTCCCAGATGTTCGGCGACAGTAAAGATGTCCTTGTCTCCACGGCCCGAGATATTGATGACGAGCAGGGTCTCCGGGCTCAGTGTCGGCGCGATCTTGACCGCGTGGGCGACAGCATGGGCGGATTCCAGCGCGGGAATGATGCCCTCGGCGCGGGTGCAGGTCTGGAACGCCTCCAGCGCCTCGTCATCGGTGATGCCGACATATTCGGCGCGACCGATTTCATACAGCCAGGAGTGCTCAGGACCGACGCCCGGATAATCCAGACCGGCGCTGATGGAGTGCGCCTCGGTGATCTGGCCGTTCTCGTCCTGCAACAGATAGGTGCGGTTGCCGTGCAGCACGCCGCGCGAGCCGCGCTCGATGGAAGCGGCGGTCTTGCCGCTGTCGAGACCATGCCCGGCGGCTTCGACACCGATCAGCCTGACGGAGGGGTCGTCAAGGAAGGGATGGAAAATGCCCATCGCATTCGAGCCACCGCCAATGGCGGCGACGATCACATCCGGCAGGCGGCCTTCAGCCTCCTGCATCTGCACCTTCACTTCATCACCGATCACGCTCTGGAAGTCGCGGACCATGGCGGGATAAGGGTGCGGACCAGCGACGGTGCCGACCAGAAAATAGGTGTCGCTGATATTGGCGACCCAGTCGCGCATCGCCTCGTTCATGGCGTCTTTCAGCGTGCCTGCGCCCGCCGTGACCGGCACGACTTCCGCGCCGAGCAGCTTCATGCGGAACACGTTGGGCATCTGCCGTTCCACATCGGTCGCGCCCATGTAGATCACGCACTTCATGCCGAACAGCGCGCAGACGGTGGCGGTGGCGACACCGTGCTGACCCGCGCCGGTCTCGGCGACGATGCGTGTGCGGCCCATACGGCGGGCGAGCAGGATCTGGCCCATCACGTTGTTGAGCTTGTGCGAGCCCGTGTGATTCAGCTCCTCGCGCTTCATGTAGATCTTCGCGCCGCCGAGTTCGTCAGTCAGGCGTTTAGCGAACCACAGCGGAGAGGGGCGGCCCACATAGTCCTTGAGGTAGAAAGCCAGTTCCTTATGAAAGGCCGGATCGGCCTTGACCACCTTGTAGGCTTCGTCAAGCTCAAGGAGCAGCGGCATCAGCGTTTCCGCGACGAACCGCCCGCCCAGCCCGTCGCCGAAATGGCCGGAGGCGTCGGGGCCGTTTCTCAGACTGTTTGCTCGTACGCCGTCTGTCATGACTGTTGGTGTCTCCGCTGCCCCGGTTTCTACGGTATATGGCTCCGCTTTCGTGCGGAAAGTTCAGGTCTGGCGGTATAACAAGGCGCGTGATGGGCGTCCATGCGGTCCCGACTGATGGTTCCTGCGTCAGTTGTTCCAACAGGATAGCGGCTGTAACGTCCCTGCGTGGTATCCTAACGACCGGATCAGCGAAATTATGACGCCCCTATCAGACCGAAAAATTTCTTTATCCCTGCGTCGTTCGGAGGATCGCGCATTACTGGGTGCGCGCACCGTGAAATGGAGCTGGTATGCGGCGGGTGTAACCGCATCGCTTCAGCTGCTGTTCATCGGGCGGGCGCTTCTGCGTCGTCATCGGCAGCCTGCCTCGCGTGTGGCATGGGTCGCCATCATCGGCGCTCTGCCGATCGGTGGCATACTCGCCTATCTTTTTCTTGGTGAGACCAAGCTGACACCCCAGCGCGTCCTGCGTATCCGGGACGCGATGAAACGCCTCCCCGTGCCGGGAAAGACAGCCGAAGCCCTGATTGACGCTGAAAAGAAATTCGGTCTGCCGCCCCGTCTGGCTCCCCTGTTCAAGGTAGGGCAGTCGATCAGCGGCTATCCGCCGATGGGCGGCAATATGGCGGCTCTGATGAAGGATTCCAACGCCGCGATCGACAGCATGGTCGCTGACATTGATGCCGCGAAAGAACATGCGCATGTCTGCTTCTACATCTGGCTGGCGGATGGCAACGGCATGAAGGTGGCCGATGCGCTGATGCGGGCGGCCAGACGCGGTGTCACCTGTCGCGTGATGGCGGATGACCTGGGTTCCCGTCGGCTGATTCACAGTGGTCATTGGGCGGACATGGAACAGGCTGGTGTCCGCCTTGTGCGGGCTTTGCCGCTGGGAAGCGTGCTGCTGCGTCCCTTCAGGGGGAGGTTCGACATGAGGAACCATCGCAAGATCGTGGTGATTGACAATCGCGTGACCTATTGCGGCAGCCAGAACTGCGCGGACCCGGAATTCCGGGTGAAGGCCCGTTTCGCCCCATGGGTGGACCTGCTGGCGCGTTTCGAAGGTCCGGTGGTGTTGCAGAACCAGCATCTGTTCGCCACGGACTGGATGGCCCACACCAACGAGGATCTC
The Acetobacter aceti genome window above contains:
- the cls gene encoding cardiolipin synthase, giving the protein MTPLSDRKISLSLRRSEDRALLGARTVKWSWYAAGVTASLQLLFIGRALLRRHRQPASRVAWVAIIGALPIGGILAYLFLGETKLTPQRVLRIRDAMKRLPVPGKTAEALIDAEKKFGLPPRLAPLFKVGQSISGYPPMGGNMAALMKDSNAAIDSMVADIDAAKEHAHVCFYIWLADGNGMKVADALMRAARRGVTCRVMADDLGSRRLIHSGHWADMEQAGVRLVRALPLGSVLLRPFRGRFDMRNHRKIVVIDNRVTYCGSQNCADPEFRVKARFAPWVDLLARFEGPVVLQNQHLFATDWMAHTNEDLTPLLASARVEEGKGFVAQVIGTSAAVRYAAMPETFVSIMNSAAEELTVTTPYYVPDEPIQAALCAAARRGVKTTLTMPKKNDSWIVAGASRSYYRDLLEAGVRIYEYPHGLLHTKAMTVDGRMTLIGSANLDRRSFDLNFENNIQLVDDAFTRSVRERQQTYIDASDEVRLEDVVNWPKTRVLWNNTLAMIGPIL